aaatcagcCAGGAACAAGCATGACGTGAACTATACAACACTGCACAAAAGGCACATACCATTCCATCTCAGAACTGCAatcctccctttcttctcaaTAACTAAAGTTAATGCTACAATATAATACTAATTAATTTAGTAATCTTATGTAGCATAGATGATTAATTTATGCTAAGATAATGAACCATAATTAACcaatgatgataataataatgaaaaatgcagaaaatgctaAAAAGCACAAAGCTGAAAAATCCTTATTAATGATTCCTAGAGTAGGCTTCAGTAGAACTTTTTTAAGATTCCAGTTAATTGATTTCTAAATTAAAGCATTTGTGAAGGCTAATCCAGTGTTTTGGATAGAAAGATTTAGAGAATGTTCTTATTTTGAGTCATGTGAAACAAACACTCATACACCAGAAAAATCACTGAGAATATACCTCAGGAAAtaagctctgaaaaaaaaaaaatcccctcaaGGTAGTGAATAACTTCTGTTAGGGCCTGTATTGAGGACATATTTGTGCATTTACGAAAGGGAGAAGGTGCAAGTACACTTTTGATCAGTGAAACTCAGTTTTAAAAGAccagatttttaaaagacaaatttcaGCAGCAATAGGCcaagaaaaatacttcctttcCCTTGCAACAAATTTATGAGCTTACTGGAGAGCTACTGGAAGTCATGCAACAAGTACAGCTTTGGAAGTGGAGAAAATAACCGCACAAGAAGAGAGAGTTCAGCTAATGTCTGTTATGAAAGAGTTCCAACAGTTGCCACCACTTCTGGCAACTTATTTTTCCACCCCCCTTAAGTACCGCATGCCAGCACCATTCATATCAGACttgtagtattttattttttattttgcttcttcccGCATCAGCTCAATACTTATACCTACACCCATTCACCTTCATTTCTCACTGGACATTGTTTGCCCTCATTCCAAGCTTGTAATCCTCTAATATTTCTCATGTGAAAACTGTGCATGTTAACTTATCAAACTCCTCTTCTGGAATGCCATCTAGTGGTTTTATCTCAGAAGAGACCAGCTTCTACCCTTTTGAAGACTGAAAATCCTTCAAAACTAAACAGTGCAGCAAAATACTTTCCACTTTTtcagttgtcctgggttcagcagtagcagtcatttttaatccttcttagtagctggtgcagtgctgtggttttgactttcagcctgggaacagcgctggtaacaccgatgtttttagttactgctcaaatgtttagtctgaccaaggaccttctgagtctcatgctctgccagggaggagaggaagccaggaagaggcagagacaggacacctgacccaaactagccaaagagatattccatatcacagcacgtcatgcccaggaggtaaactgagagttacccagaagggctagttcattGCTttgtcgggctgggtatcggtcagtgggtggtgagcggtggtattctcttcccttgttatttcccttatcattattattactggtggtagcagcagtggtttgtgttatacctcagctactggactgctcttatctcaacacatgggagttgcattctttcgattctcctccccatccccccggGAGCGGGGGGAAAAAAGGCGTGGGTGAGCGAGGACTGCGTAGCTGATTTACgactgagcttaaaccacaacatcagTCTTCAAAATCTAAAACTTTTTGTAATGATAGTAATAATAGTTGAAATAAACAATGCTAAAGAATGCAGTGCAAATAGTTGCTAGAGTCAATACCCTAGGTATACTTCctggtttttttaattccactGCCCTACTCCTCTAATACCTTCACTATATGAAATACTACGTAAAGAcataattaattattaataataatgatgtcACAGGTAAGCTTATAGGCCTAATGACTATGAAAACCAGCTATGTTACCTAATGTTACATAGTACAGTGTCATTATTGTAAACGCTTAATCAACCGCAGATTTCTGTCATACAGCTATATTCTTCTCTTTAAACTTGTAAGAACTTTATTaacactactgaaaaaaaaactaCGAGTAAAGGCAAACTCATACAGTTCCTCTGATCCAGTTTGGATATTTTAATTGGAGCTTATAAACTGAAATCTGTAAACAATCAGGAGAGGCAGGCACTGTTTCCATTTAAATGCTTGAAAAAACCTAGCCAGATATACCAAGAAAAAAATCggctatttttcttcctttactaCATAATATTCAAGGTCTGAATCAACAGTATACATCTATAAAGTATATGTGTTTATATACCAAGCCTTTGTAAGACCCCAATAGTAAAGTCTGTGCAATGCGTATGATGCCAAgtgctgtggtttaaacccagccacacagctcgtccactcactcgctccccctactcctggagggacggagagaagaatcaaaaagaatgcaactcccactggttgagataagaacaatttagtaactaaggtataacacaaatcactactgccactaccaataataataatgctaaaggaaataacaagggaagaaaaatacaacacctcaccaccagctgaccgataactcgcccaaccccacctgaccaagcactgaccaatacctagtccaaccctgcagtctaAGCCCTTCCGGGTAAGTCTCCattatatcctgggcatgacgtgctgtggtatggaatacctctttggtcagtttgggtcaggtgtcctgtctctgcttcctcgcagctttccctcctccctggcaaagcatgaggctcagaaagtgcttggccagactaaaacatttttgttatcagcaatgttcccaggccaaaagtcaaaacacagcgctgcaccagctattaagaaggagaaaaattactgctactgctgaacccaggacaccaagcATAGTAACCTACCAGCTAACCAACAAACCTGTTCTTGCCCTCACCTTCAGGGGCAGTTCTCTCGGGTCTTTCCAGAGCTTCCCCTGAGACAGAATTAGCATTGATGTGGGCAGACACCAGTCACCAGATCCCGATCTTGGAATTTGTCTGATCAGACACTGGCAGTGGCTGGCAAAAATGCACAACCCAAggtgggaaagaagggcaggatcaTACTTTTCTACAACTTGGATTCTGATTTCAAATGGCCTGTAATATCAGTATTTGTTAACATACAGATGCagattataaaaattaaaaggcacAAATATCCTGTTAATAATAAattactaaagaaaataaaccaaaggtTGTATAAATTGTGTAACATCTGGAAAGAAATTtccaaaaaacatttttccaagAAAAGCAGTCTTTAGATTGCCAAATATAAACAGACATTGGgatgaaatatgtttttatgaagttattatatttaatttaagGACAACTGTCAGAAATAATAGATTAATAATTAACTTTTTTCAACTTTCAAGAGCTTACACCATTTTGAAAATCAGATTGGCCATCTCCACTGGTCAGAAGGAGGTTCTTCAACTAGAGGCTCCCATGGTTTCCACTGCACCATTTTTCTTGCCAGAGAAAGCTCACTTTCAGCCTGTTAATAAACACCATACACAAATGCTTAAATTCTGTACAACTGACAAAGTATTAAATTATCTCTACTTCATTATCTAGGTGATGTCACTACCCATAACAGTTACAAACTATCAAAAGGAactgtgtgttttgggttttgtttctaaaaacCATACTGAATCACCCCCAAATATGAGACAGTCTGTTCACCAAGGCATTCCCAATGATAACTTCATATTTACCAGTTTATCTGGATTACTCCCCAATATTATTCAGTCGCTTTCTGCCCTTTCCACTGATTTAGGACTCTGTAAGAACCAGTGTAGGTACACCACAGTACACATGTAAGCATAATAGTAAACACGTGCTGTGTTAGGTTTCAGCATGGTCATCCCAATCACATGACAAttcatttttagattttttttctgtttgattgtTTTGCCACAAATGAAGATATGGAGAACTGTTGATTTTCTGACTGAAGCTTAGCCAAAAGAACACTGAAAACCACAGCTCCCTTTTGTGCTAACCTTCCAATTTTCCCACTTTACCTGTAAAATGACTTCTTCTATGTGACCACTATTCAGTTTGTCCTGTAGCTTTTGCACGTCAGTCTCCTGTGTATTCaaatacacataaataaatGTCTATATTTACTGAGAAGTAGAAAGCCCAGATAAACTATGAAAACAATAGTTTAACCAGATCACGCTCTAATCTTCCCCAAACCTTGCACCAAATTAGCTAGCTTCTATCATTTTACATTATCAAAGAAATTTCACACACTTTTCTTATTGGAAATCAAACATTAAACAGTGATAAATATACAAAAAACAAGTACAATTAATGACATCCCAAGAATAATTAGCAGCTCAGGGCTTCAGTATATATCTTTGAAAGACAATTTTGATCTTACCTTTTTATAAAATGATATGCAACCTTCCAATTATCATCTTAAATACACAGTTCCAGTACTGCATAGTTTAATGTAccaaaaagcagtttaaaatgtCAAAGGCAAGGACTGGGCTTTCACCAACCCTatctagtgggaggtgtgcctgcctatggcagggggttgtaactagatgaactttaaagtccctcccaacccaaactattctgtgctTTTGTGATTGTGCTAAGATCCTACACTGTTAAGAGCACATGCATTTTTGTGCAAGTGTGTGGAAATTACCACTGTTCCTAAAAATGTatcttaaaaaattatattttcttctaattttcacaaaaaacatcagaaagaaattaacaATTCTTTTTAATATACCATGAAAATGTTCCAgtcagtaagaaaaataaacctcaaGTCTTCAATTATTTCTGAATTGATACCTGAAGGGTACATGTACTCCTGAAAACAGCCAGTCATTTTGAAAATCTTTCTCGTCAtcctaaaaatgttttcatgtgtAACATTTATGAAGCAGCACCGTACTTACCGTCTGCACCAAATTAAACCGCTCATTTATAATCTGCTCAGTGTATTTCCTGTATGCTGCATCTTTGGGAATGTTCTGCAGGACACCAAGGATTTTTGTGTACAGCATTCGCAGGCGCTGAAGTGATGACAAGACATGGTTAAATTACACAACTAGAATTACTTAACTTGTCCTACTTAACCTACTAGCTATCTAACTATACAGAAATATAGAGGGTTATACTATCCAGAAAAGTAGGATTAACAAAGTAAGTAAGTCTGAACCACAGAACTGTGTCTTGGTTAAGACTGGGATTTATCAGGACTGAAAAGTTAGGACTGTCAGAGTCCTCAAAGGACAAAAACAAAGTTGCGATCTGTAGCACATTTGACGTAAAATGGAAACaataaaatctgtgtttctaATATTAAccatacttttaaaaaaatctggtaAATTCACATCTGAACCATCAGCTTCTGAAAAACTACCTGGGAAAGATTACTTTGGAGATCAGAGAAATCAAATACTAGTTCATAAAACTATGTACACCAAGGAGGTTTTTGAAAATTAGCACATGCGACAAAAAGCAAACGTACAAAATAACTCCTAATGGTACCAATTAAACTTCTGAGAATTCATTTCCCTCTCACTTTGGAATTATGACAAGTTGTGACTGCTTTATGCTACACAGTGTACCTACTACAGAAATATATACCCAAAAGCCTTCACCTTGCTGACAATTTCCATCAAATACACAAGACACGTGACGTACCTCATGAGGGTTTTCAGCTACGGCCAATCCTACAAGTCCAGTGGTCTGCACACAGAGCATGAACACATTTAGTATACCTAAGCATCCATTTCCGTGCTACCCGATGATTCTGTTTTGGCTCAATATACACCTGACAGCGACCACCCCATGACACGAGTCTCCGCCTCACATCACACACACAGGATCCCATACGCTCTGCGGTGCTTTGACAGGGAGAGAGAGCGAGGACTCCTTCACAGGACAAGGCGGCTGCTGGCAGCCTCCCCGGCGCGGCGAGCTCCGGCTTACCCGCCTCCTTCCCCGGACCCGCCCCTCCGGTAACTGTCCTGTTGCCCTACGAGCACCCGGCGCCTGACCCGCGTACCCCGCGGAACCGGGCCTCATGCTCCCCTCAGCCCTGCCCTCGCGGGGGCCCCGGCTCCCTCTCGCCCTCCGCTGCCCAGTGACAGGCCCCCACTGCAAGCAGGCCGCCCGCCCGGCGCACCGCCTCACCCTCCTCAGCGCCCCCGCCATGGCCGCGCTGCGCGAAACGCCCCGTCGCGCCCTCCGCCGCCGGACACCGATCAGCCGCGCGCATGCGCACACGGGACGCCGGACGCCTGTAGGCACCAGTTAGAGGACGCGGCGAAGGACGCCCTTTTGCGCATGCGCCCCTGCTGCGCCGGCCCCGGTCCCTGTGAGCAGCGAGCGAAGCACAGCGGAGCGTGAGGAACGCGCATGCGGTTTGTAACGCAGCGGTGACGTGAGCGCCGGGCTGTGGTGTGCGCATGCGCGTGGTGGTGGATGAGGTGGCCGGGTGTTCGGCCGCGGGGTTCCTGCTAGGGCCGGTGCGGGGTGGCCTCGCCCGCTGAAGAGAGCCGGGCCGTGTCGGTGGTGCGGTGGCCGCTTGGGGGGCAGGCGGCTGGGCCTTCGCTGCGGAGCGGCGGGGAGGGGAGGCGGTGTCACTGTCTGTGAGGCCGGGCTCGGTGTGGGGAGAGGCCAGGCCTGCTTATGGCTCCTGTTCCTGAATCTGTCGCAGGCCGGGGCCGTGCGCGGCCTTTGTTCGGGGCGGCTGTCCGACCCGAAGGCAGGTCGGGGTTTGTAACTCAGTGCTCCTTGGTGGGCAGGGTCTGCTGTAGCAGTACGCTGCAGTTTGTGCTTTGCTGCACTGAGAAGAGTTACAGATCTGGTTATCCCTTTTAAATCTAAATACTTTTAGCGGTGGGCGTGAAAATTCTAAAGACAGCTTTTGGTCCGTTTGCAGAAGTTAAAATTTTCTAAATGACAAAATACTCCATTGAAAGAGCTGTTCTAGAAATGCATCGCACGGAAGTCGTATGTGTGGCATGTTGCATTTAGGTTTTTAGGATGTTTCTAATAAAGATGCAGCATAATTTTTGTTGATGTGTTTGGGTGGTGACAGCAGTTGAAATCAACTGACTTTTGCCAAGTGATAGCTAACTGCCAATGAGTTCTCAGTGCTGACAGGTTCATAGCTTtggatttattttccaaaatattttgcagagtCCAAGCTTCAGACTTTATTTCAAAGCTCCGTTTCATGGGtcaaacagaatcacagaatcacagaatcccaagggttggaagggacctaaaaagatcatctagtccaacccccctgcaagagcagggtaacctacagtacatcacacaggaacttgtccaggcgggccttgaatatctccagtgtaggagactccacaacccccctgggcaacctgttccagtgctctgtcactcttacagtaaagaagttcttcctgatgttaacgtggaacttcctatgctccagtttacacccattgccccttgtcctatcactggatatcactgaaaaaagcctagctccatcatcctgacacctaccctttacatatttgtaaacattgatgaggtcacccctcagtctcctcttctccaagctaaagagacccagctccctcagcctctcctcataagggagatgttccactcccttaatcatctttgtggctctgcgctggactccttcaagcaattccctgtccttcttgaattgaggggcccagaactggacacaatattccagatgcggcctcaccaaggctgagtagagggggaggagaacctctcttgacctactaaccactccctttctaatgcaccctaagatgccatttgccttcttggccacaagagcacattgctggctcatggtcatcctcctatccaccaggacccccaggtccctttccccttcactactttccagcaggtcaacccccaacctgtactggtacatggggttgttcttccccagatgcaagactctacacttgcccttgttaaatttcatcaagtttatccccgcccaactctccagcctgtccaggtctcgctgaatggcagcacagtcctctggtgtgtcagccactcctcccagttttgtgtcatcagcaaacttgctgagggtgcactcagttccctcatccaggtcattgatgaaaatattaaacagcaccggtcccagcaccgacccctgaggaactccactagtcacagacctccagctagattctgcgccattgaccacaactctctgccttcttcctttcaaccagttctcgatccacctcactacttgatcgtcaagcccacacttccttagcttatctatgaggatgctgtgggagacagtatcaaatgccttactgaaatcaagaaaaactacatctaccgctctaccatcatccctccacctagtcacttcctcatagaaggctataaggttggtcatacatgacttccccctcataaaaccatgttggctgttcttaatgaccccctcatccttgatatgcctagtgatggagtcaagaataagttgttccatcacctttccagggatggaggtaaggctgaccggtctataattacccgggtcctccttcttgcccttcttatagattggtgtgacctttgccatccgccaatcctcaggcaccttgcccgtttcccacgacttaccaaagatgatggaaagtggcctagcaatgacctccgccagctccctcagcacccgtgggtgcattccatccggacccatcgatttacagatgtccagattgcatagctgatccctaacccaatcctcatctaccaaagcaaactcctcctttgtcctgactccttctggggctatagaaatccggggccctcggggagagtctgcaggagtaaagacagaggcaaagaaggcattcagcacctctgccttctttatatcctctgtctccagggtacccacttcgttcagcagtgggcctatattgcctcttgtgttagttttatttgctatgtatttgaagaagccctttctattgtctttaacccgactagcaagattgagttccaaggaggccttagctgtcctaattgcctccctacatcctctaacaactgtcctatattcctcccacgcggccagcccctccttccataatccatagattctccttttccacttgagtttgcccagcagctccttgtttaaccacgccggtctcctagatcccttacttgacttcctacttattgggacgctccgatcctgagcttggaagaagcggtccttgaatgctaaccaactatcttgagcccctttaccgcctagtacactttcccatgagacttcccttagcagttgactgaagaggccaaagttggcccttcggaaatccagaactgtggctttgctaggtattctattcctcccacacaggatcctaaactccaccatctcatggtcactgcagccaaggctgccattgaccgtcaccacttcgaccaaaccctccttgttggcgagtactaaatctagcagcgctgctcccctagttggtacgtccaccatttgcattaagaaattatcatcaatgcactcgaggaacctcctagactgtgaatgactggctgtgtgagtcttccagcaaatatcggggtaattaaagtcccccacgacgactaaggcatgtagtcgcgaggctacttccagttgcctgtagaaagcctcatcaactccttcgtcctgatcaggaggtctgtaatagacccccacaactgtatcacccgtgccagtcagccccttgattcgtacccacagacattccacttgctcctcatccgaccccggacagaactcaatacattctagttgctctctcacgtaaagagccactccaccacctcgcttcgctgacctatctttcctaaaaaggacatagccatccatgaccacattccagtcatgtgaactgtcccaccatgtctctgtaatcgccactagatcataacctttagcccgcacacagacttctaactcctcctgtttattccccatgctgcgtgcattggtgtacaggcatttcagggagccagtcctagtaacctttttcccctgcgagacagggtctaaagagctatcctttcccacaagtgaaacaagagattgatagtcctccttagcccgccatccttcaatccctagcatgttcctcttgggcttgtccccaacaggcccagttaaatcccctccccccttcctaactagtttaaagccctgtcaataagccctgctaactcctgccccaaaaccctttttcttctctgggactggtgtatcccgcctgtcaccagcaagccaggtgtcccatacagcagcccgtgactgaaaaacccaaacccctgcctttggcaccagtcacgtagccatacattaacctgcagagtcttcttatatatcccttcaccctcgcttgcaacaggtatggaggcaaacaccacttgcgctccagaccctttaaccagccgtcccagggccctgtagtctctcttcattgcccttacgttcctcgtaataatttcgtcactgccaacctgaaaaaccagcagtgggtagtagtcagacggctgcaccagttcagagagcttctttttaacatctctaatccgagccccaggcaggcagcagacctccctgtgggggggatccggtcgacaaatgggcccttctgttcccctcagaagggagtcacccaccacaattactcttcttttcttcttggttggggaagttctgaggcatgtgggtgagtgactagccctgggtgactcactagatagatttgcctcaccatctccattcacctggccctgaatttccaagacctcgtacctgttattcaagggcaattgggagggaggaagggattgtgagggttttcgcttacctctccgaggaggaacctccctccatccatccttgtccattaagctctctccttctgtctgatggtaggagggaaggggatccatatcttgttgaaccacttccctctgcccttgccttagggtgtggttccaccaatctatttcactttcacactctctaatggctctcaacctttctacctcctccctcagttcagccacctgcctgagcaggtcatttatttgctcacagcgaacacaagcagtatcactggctccctccaataccagtgccaggctcaggcattcgctgcagccagagacctgcacagctgcatgtctgcaggaaggctcagtctggatacccacattagtactcactacagctttcgatcgtgttgtaaccatgatctatctggtcaatcaatccgtctacgtccctcagcactccttccccctcctgtactccaggcgagccctctcgatgaggcggttggaacgcttccctgcccgctcgcctgcccgcgcaaactgcctcgacgctctctgttcgccgcgctccctgggaaggttttttagccactcccagctggtgccactcctcctggctccgccccctgtgagtcagcccctcgcgggagctgagcttccgagtcctgggcaagtcctgttgaggacttgaggctccctcctcggtggctcttgtcgctctgaggtgaggctcctggacgctgatctctcccctctccgctccggtgttgcaggcgtcctctctcaagctactcacctcagcaactgatcgagagtggctgttggtggccggtttgaatctgccaccgagcctcctggctccgccccctgtgagtcagcccctcgcgggagctgagcttccgagtcctgggcaagtcctgttgaggacttgaggctccctcctcggtggctcttgtcgctctgaggtgaggctcctggacgctgatctctcccctctctgctccggtgttgcaggcgtgtCAGAGATATGTttggctgctgctcagagcagttTTGTGTGATGTATGCTTGGAAATAAAGATGTTTATGTCCACTCATAGTGGATTTTGGTGTAATACGTGTGATTTGAATACGTTTCAACTTCTGACATCCTTTCGTGAAATACATGTTAGGGTTTACAAAAGTTTCTAGTACTTGAATTCAAGTTTTCTgtgatgtaaaaaaaatatgattGATAACTGATGCTGTGTGCCACAGTAGGAATTTTTGTGCCTGGGAATAGGTCTAATTAGAAATAATGTAGAAGTTTATAAGCAATTAGAATGTTACATATTTTTTGCAAAGGTACTATACTAAAGGGTTGTATGCATCTATTCATCAGTCAGGTCTTTCTGAGGTTGGTAATTTTCTACCTCAGAGAATACACAGAAGTATTCTGGAATTTGTTTAATAAGCAGATGTGTGCATATACCTTCTATGAACTTTAGCTGTGAAATTTGACCAAGAAAAATGCAATAGAATACGGCAGATAGGTGATTGCTCagttaataaagcaaaaaaagtataaaatacttaagggaaaaaagaattagTTAAGGGACATGAGATagaatgggagaaaaaaataattgtagatATAAACATGACATTCATTTGAAGATCCAGCTGTTCCATTAAGGTGTAGCATTATGGCCTAGCTGCTGATTTAAAGGGTGAATTTTGCATGATGAGAAATATTGCTAATAACTGTGTTGTGAGTTTACATAGTATTTATTTGGacaaatatttcttcagaattccttTGGCATGCTCTTGTGGTCATCTTTTCCATCACTGGTAAGCGAACCCAACAAAACAAGTTTCAGAATGCTATGGAGTTTTCCCTGAAAGCCGGTCTTTTAATAAGACACATACTGCCACCATTCCGTAACTTAAGCAAAAGTATTAATACTGGTTACATCAGAATTTCAGTTTTGTGCTTCTCCACTTCCAGGCACTCTTTGAGATTGTATCAGACCTGGAGTTTCCTTCCAAGACACTGAGAATCCCTATTTCctatcaaaatgaaaatttttaaacatttctgcctttctttatTGGATTATTTCTGCTGTGAGGATCCAACCAGATGATCTGTCTCCTGATTATACTAATCGACCACAGGACAAATTGTTCTGTGCCTGGTGATCTCAGCATCATTCGAACAATAGTTCTAACTGTTTAGACAACCCAAGCATGTAGGTGTCCTTACCACGTCCTAGTACAGATAGTAAAAAATACTAAACGATGTTGATGAGATAGTTCATGAAATCAATCCACAGTAGGAAGTTCCACAAACAGTTGCCGTGTCAGAAGTTGCAGTATTATTTATCgtcattaaatgtttttattgatCTTGTGTCCAAAGATGAGATGCATGTAGTGCCTTAGTTAAGCTTACAGTTTTATGGGTCTGTAAATGCAGGTGAATCATGGGGCACAGAAGGGTTCACAGCATACAATTTCATCAAAACAATTAAAGATAAGTTGTAAGTTTGTTTGTTACATTTCCTTGTTGTCTGTTCATTTTGGTAAAGATAGTAAATAATTggttaaaaccaaaacaaggcAGAGGTGTTGCATCAGTGATAAGTATCCATCGTCTTCCTCATCCCATGCATGTGACTGAACTTGCTGGGTACTGCTGCTATTGATGTTACTTTTGGGTTATTCTGCT
The sequence above is a segment of the Lathamus discolor isolate bLatDis1 chromosome 1, bLatDis1.hap1, whole genome shotgun sequence genome. Coding sequences within it:
- the NDUFA5 gene encoding NADH dehydrogenase [ubiquinone] 1 alpha subcomplex subunit 5, with translation MAGALRRTTGLVGLAVAENPHERLRMLYTKILGVLQNIPKDAAYRKYTEQIINERFNLVQTETDVQKLQDKLNSGHIEEVILQAESELSLARKMVQWKPWEPLVEEPPSDQWRWPI